The Paenibacillus tianjinensis genome has a window encoding:
- a CDS encoding iron ABC transporter permease, producing the protein MSIVMNGNNSKESSSGLTWQLIGIFGGGIAALFVLFVLSLGFGEAKIPAGTVLNGLLHRQDVMEHNLLWDIRMPRTVIGILAGAALAAAGALLQTITKNPLASSDTLGINAGAYFTVVLGLVFFPALQQQFPFLLAVAGGLLAALAAYLLSGGKSATPVRLALSGMIVSLVLGAFTSAIHIFKQTETQNLFLWGAGSLIQLDWDGVRYAWPYVLVLLGAAMFAGRQFDALELDESTARSLGQRVGLTRALGLAISVLMAAVVVSVVGPIGFVGLVAPHLVRLSGIRKHSLLLPASALWGALLITAADTLARVVRSSVGEMPVGAVMALIGAPWLIWLVLTKMKNISGSSPGQSSMSVGGAALRMRFVPTVILMTVLLLAIILVSLSLGGTRIPLDELLGSLVGKGEGSYSVLLNLRLPRTLVAACGGIALAVSGVLIQSAVRNPLADASIIGVTSGAGFAAMLVMVAWPAMTIAMLPFAAIAGGAVAAAVVFSLAWHRSLNPSVLILLGIAVSAVGSAGIQIMIVKASLYGASSYIWLTGSTYGRSWDQFYSLFIFLLILLPLAYYLGRKFDLLGFGDDSSVGFGLPVRGTRLYAMILGVLLAAGAVASVGTIGFLGLMAPHAVRMMIGHHTRRSIILSGLFGGLLLVIADTIGRTVMAPVEIPSGLIIMLIGAPYFLFLMYRSLIRKG; encoded by the coding sequence ATGAGCATCGTGATGAACGGGAACAACAGCAAGGAATCGTCTAGCGGGTTGACCTGGCAGCTGATTGGGATATTCGGGGGCGGCATTGCCGCCCTTTTCGTTCTGTTCGTGCTGAGCCTCGGCTTCGGGGAGGCGAAGATCCCGGCAGGGACTGTATTGAATGGACTGCTTCACCGCCAGGATGTGATGGAGCATAATCTGCTCTGGGATATTCGGATGCCGCGCACGGTGATTGGCATTCTGGCCGGGGCGGCTTTGGCCGCAGCCGGCGCTTTACTGCAGACCATAACGAAGAACCCGCTGGCATCCTCAGACACCCTGGGAATAAATGCCGGGGCTTACTTTACGGTTGTTCTGGGCTTGGTATTTTTCCCGGCGCTGCAGCAGCAGTTTCCATTCCTGCTGGCGGTTGCAGGGGGACTGCTGGCTGCCCTGGCTGCTTATCTGCTCAGCGGCGGGAAGTCGGCTACGCCTGTTCGGCTAGCACTGTCGGGCATGATCGTGTCGCTGGTGCTTGGAGCGTTCACGTCAGCTATACATATATTCAAGCAGACAGAGACGCAAAATTTATTTCTGTGGGGAGCAGGTTCCCTGATTCAGCTGGATTGGGACGGCGTCCGGTATGCCTGGCCTTATGTTCTTGTACTTCTAGGGGCAGCGATGTTCGCGGGCAGGCAGTTCGATGCGCTGGAGCTGGATGAGTCTACTGCCCGTTCCCTGGGACAGCGAGTGGGGTTAACCCGGGCGCTGGGTCTGGCTATCTCGGTCCTGATGGCCGCAGTCGTAGTCAGTGTCGTCGGACCGATAGGCTTCGTCGGCCTGGTTGCCCCGCATCTTGTCCGGCTTAGCGGGATCCGTAAACATAGCCTGTTACTACCCGCGAGCGCCCTGTGGGGAGCGCTGCTCATTACGGCAGCGGATACCCTTGCCCGTGTAGTGAGGAGCAGTGTAGGGGAAATGCCAGTCGGTGCCGTTATGGCCCTTATCGGGGCACCTTGGCTTATTTGGCTGGTGCTCACCAAAATGAAAAATATTTCGGGGTCCAGCCCCGGGCAATCATCTATGAGTGTCGGGGGCGCTGCGCTGCGTATGCGTTTTGTTCCGACTGTAATCCTGATGACGGTACTGCTTCTCGCAATCATCCTCGTGAGTTTATCGCTCGGAGGAACGAGAATACCGCTCGATGAGCTGCTGGGCAGCCTTGTCGGCAAGGGAGAAGGATCCTATTCCGTTCTGCTGAACTTACGGCTGCCGCGCACGCTCGTAGCGGCTTGCGGCGGGATCGCGCTTGCCGTCAGCGGCGTCCTGATTCAAAGCGCTGTCCGGAATCCGCTGGCCGACGCCTCCATTATCGGTGTAACCTCAGGCGCAGGCTTTGCCGCGATGCTCGTGATGGTCGCCTGGCCTGCAATGACGATTGCAATGCTTCCGTTTGCCGCGATTGCGGGCGGAGCTGTCGCAGCCGCCGTTGTATTTTCGCTGGCCTGGCACCGAAGCCTGAATCCGTCTGTTCTTATCCTGCTCGGCATCGCCGTCTCGGCTGTCGGCTCTGCAGGCATCCAGATTATGATTGTCAAAGCAAGTCTGTATGGCGCCAGCTCTTATATCTGGCTGACGGGCTCTACCTATGGACGGAGCTGGGATCAGTTCTATAGCCTGTTTATATTCCTGCTTATCCTTTTGCCGCTTGCGTACTATCTGGGGCGGAAGTTCGATCTGCTGGGGTTTGGCGACGATAGTTCAGTAGGTTTTGGCCTGCCGGTCCGGGGTACGCGGCTCTATGCGATGATTCTGGGAGTTCTGCTTGCAGCTGGAGCCGTTGCCAGTGTAGGAACGATTGGTTTTCTCGGGCTTATGGCGCCGCATGCAGTGCGGATGATGATCGGGCATCACACAAGACGTTCGATTATTTTGTCCGGACTGTTTGGGGGACTGCTGCTGGTGATTGCCGATACGATCGGAAGAACCGTTATGGCGCCGGTCGAAATTCCATCCGGACTGATTATAATGCTGATCGGAGCGCCGTATTTCCTGTTCCTGATGTACCGTTCACTCATCCGAAAGGGATAA